In Streptacidiphilus sp. P02-A3a, the DNA window GCCCATGTGGGCATGGTCTTCCAGTTCTTCAACCTGCTGGACGACCTGACCGTCGCCGACAACGTGGTGCTGCCCGCGCAGCTGTCCGGCATGGGCCGGGCCGAGGCCCGGCGGCGGGCGGCGGAACTGCTGGAGGTGCTCGGCGTCGCCGGGTTCGCCGACACCCACCCCGGCCGACTGTCCGGCGGGCAGCGGCAACGGGTGGCGGTGGCGCGGGCGTTGATGAACCGACCGGCGCTGCTGCTGGCCGACGAGCCGACCGGCGCGCTGGACACCGCCGCCGGGGAGAACGTCCGCGACCTGCTGAACCAGCTGCACGCCGACGGGCAGACGATCGTCCTGGTCACCCACGACCTGGGCCTGGCGCGGTCCTGCGCCACCCGCACCGTCCAGCTCGTCGACGGCCGGGTCGCCGCCGACGTCCGGATGGAGGCGGCCCGATGAGCGCGCTGGGGAGGGTGGTCCGCTCGGGGGTCGGCCGCCGCCGGGTGCAGACCCTGGTGACCGGGCTGGCGACGATGATGGCGGTGACCGCGTCGGTGCTCGGCGGCTCGCTGCTGGTGGCTTCCAACGCGCCCTTCGACAGCGCCTTCGCGGCGCAGCACGGCGCGCAGCTGGTGGCCGGGTTCGACGCCGGGCGGGCCACCGCGGCGCAGGTGTCGGCCACCGCCCACGCGGCGGGGGTGACCGCCGCGTCCGGCCCGTTCCTGACCGTGCTGATCGATCCGAGCGGCCCCTCGGCCGCCGGGACCGGCGCCGCCGCGGACCTGGGGCCGATGACCGTGGTCGGCCGGGCGACCCCCGGCGGCGCGGTCGACGACGTCGGCCTGACCGCCGGTCGGTGGGTGAACAGGCCCGGCCAGATCGTGCTCTCGGCCGACCAGGCGGACAACCTCGGCCCCGGCGGCCCGGTCG includes these proteins:
- a CDS encoding ABC transporter ATP-binding protein, whose product is MTAPVIELCDVSRRYDQGPPALHEVSLSVAPGEAVAVLGPSGSGKSTLLNLIAGLDRPSSGTVTVAGVRVDALGEAGSARYRRAHVGMVFQFFNLLDDLTVADNVVLPAQLSGMGRAEARRRAAELLEVLGVAGFADTHPGRLSGGQRQRVAVARALMNRPALLLADEPTGALDTAAGENVRDLLNQLHADGQTIVLVTHDLGLARSCATRTVQLVDGRVAADVRMEAAR